In Mycobacterium stomatepiae, the following are encoded in one genomic region:
- the dinB gene encoding DNA polymerase IV, with protein MFVQTDASILHADLDSFYASVEQRDDPTLRGRPVIVGGGVVLAASYEAKAYGVRTAMGGRQALRLCPDAIVVPPRMSAYSHASEAVFEVFRDATPIVEPLSVDEAFLDVGGLLRVSGTPVQIAAQLRVDVRDRVGLPITVGIARTKFLAKVASQEAKPDGLLLVPPDQELAFLRPLPVRRLWGVGVVTADKLHGYGITTVAEVAELSESTLASLLGAAMGRQLYALSRNVDRRRVDTGVHRRSVGAQRALGRAGNHMSANEIDAVVINLIDRITTRMRAAGRTGRTVVLRLRFDDFTRATRSHTLPWATSSTQPILAAARQLVASAAPAIAQRGLTLVGFAVSGIDRSGAQQLMLPFYAESPTVDAAVDQVRKRFGKSALTRGVLIGRDVGIEMPRLPD; from the coding sequence ATGTTCGTGCAGACCGATGCGTCCATCCTGCACGCGGATCTGGACTCGTTCTACGCGTCCGTAGAACAGCGCGACGATCCGACGCTGCGCGGTCGCCCCGTGATCGTGGGCGGCGGCGTCGTGCTGGCCGCCAGCTACGAGGCCAAGGCCTACGGCGTGCGCACCGCGATGGGCGGCCGGCAGGCCCTGCGCCTGTGCCCCGATGCCATCGTGGTGCCACCGCGGATGTCGGCCTATTCGCACGCCAGCGAGGCGGTCTTCGAGGTGTTCCGGGACGCCACACCGATCGTTGAACCGCTGTCGGTGGACGAGGCGTTCCTCGACGTCGGTGGCTTGCTCCGGGTCTCCGGCACGCCGGTCCAGATCGCGGCACAGCTGCGAGTCGACGTGCGGGACCGAGTCGGGCTGCCAATCACCGTCGGGATCGCCCGCACCAAATTCCTGGCCAAGGTCGCCAGTCAGGAGGCCAAGCCGGACGGGCTGCTGCTCGTGCCGCCCGATCAAGAGCTCGCGTTCCTGCGGCCGCTGCCGGTGCGGCGGTTGTGGGGCGTGGGCGTGGTGACCGCCGACAAACTGCACGGCTACGGCATCACGACGGTGGCCGAAGTCGCCGAGCTCAGCGAGTCGACACTGGCCTCGCTACTGGGTGCTGCCATGGGCCGCCAGCTGTATGCGCTGTCCCGCAACGTCGACCGGCGCCGGGTCGACACCGGGGTGCACCGCCGATCGGTGGGTGCCCAGCGGGCGTTGGGACGCGCTGGAAATCACATGTCGGCCAACGAGATCGACGCAGTCGTGATCAACCTGATCGACCGCATCACCACCCGGATGCGCGCCGCCGGGCGCACCGGTCGCACCGTGGTGCTGCGCTTGCGGTTCGACGACTTCACCCGGGCCACCCGGTCGCATACCCTGCCGTGGGCGACGTCGTCGACGCAGCCGATCCTGGCCGCCGCCCGCCAGCTGGTCGCGTCGGCCGCCCCCGCGATCGCCCAACGAGGATTGACGCTAGTCGGTTTCGCGGTGTCGGGCATCGACCGCAGCGGGGCCCAACAGCTGATGCTGCCGTTTTACGCCGAATCGCCGACGGTAGACGCCGCCGTGGACCAAGTCCGGAAACGATTCGGCAAGTCCGCGCTAACCCGCGGGGTGTTGATTGGCCGCGACGTGGGTATAGAGATGCCGCGACTACCCGACTGA
- a CDS encoding TetR/AcrR family transcriptional regulator, with amino-acid sequence MTTAGQTRALRGRRSIRPSGDDREQAILATAERLLEERSLADISVDDLAKGAGISRPTFYFYFKSKEAVLLSLLEPVIARADSEFDGAVMRLPADPRRVWRNGIKAFFTEFAPHRAVARTATEALATSSELRTLWSGFMQKWIDQTAAMITAERERGAAPDNIPAADLATSLNQMNERTMMAALSAETPAVETERVVDTLTHIWLSSIYGESG; translated from the coding sequence GTGACAACCGCCGGCCAGACCCGCGCCCTGCGCGGCCGCCGCTCCATCCGCCCTTCGGGCGACGACCGTGAGCAGGCGATCCTCGCGACCGCAGAGCGGCTGCTCGAGGAGCGTTCACTGGCCGACATTTCCGTCGATGACCTGGCCAAAGGCGCCGGCATTTCGCGGCCCACCTTCTACTTCTATTTCAAGTCCAAAGAAGCTGTGCTGCTCTCGCTGCTCGAGCCGGTGATCGCGCGAGCCGATTCGGAGTTCGACGGCGCGGTGATGCGGCTTCCGGCAGACCCGCGCCGGGTGTGGCGCAACGGCATCAAGGCGTTTTTCACCGAATTCGCCCCCCACCGCGCGGTGGCCCGCACCGCCACCGAGGCGCTGGCCACCAGCTCGGAGCTGCGGACGCTGTGGTCGGGATTCATGCAGAAGTGGATCGACCAAACGGCTGCCATGATCACCGCCGAACGGGAACGTGGCGCCGCGCCGGACAACATCCCGGCGGCCGACCTCGCGACGTCGCTCAACCAGATGAACGAACGCACGATGATGGCCGCGCTGTCCGCCGAGACCCCGGCGGTGGAGACCGAGCGGGTTGTCGACACCCTCACCCACATCTGGCTCAGCAGCATTTACGGCGAATCCGGCTAG
- a CDS encoding flavin-containing monooxygenase — protein MTEHLDVVIVGAGISGVSAAWHLQDRCPTKSYAILERRDDLGGTWDLFKYPGIRSDSDMFTLGFRFKPWRSAKSIAEGADIKAYIKEAAVENGIDRHIRYRHRVVSADWSDADNQWTLTVESDGAQSEITCSFLLACTGYYNYDEGYSPTFPGAEDFGGTIVHPQHWPEDLDYTGKKIVVIGSGATAITLIPALVNSGSGFVTMLQRSPTYIGSLPGVDPFAVRANRLLPERLAHIANRWKAIIFSTFQYQLARKRPAYMRNLLMTMAQRRLPKGYDVEKHFGPSYNVWDQRLCLAPDGDFFRVIRHGKAEVVTDTIERFTENGIKLSSGEELQADIIVTATGLNMQLLGGVQPTRNGEAFDLTSLMTYKGLMFSGVPNFAITFGYTNASWTLKADLVSEFVCRLLNYMDANGFDSVEPQHPGKDVDELPFMDFSPGYLLRSVHLLPKSGSREPWRLKQNYLFDMRTIRRGKVADEGLRFAKKRAPVSV, from the coding sequence ATGACTGAGCATCTGGACGTCGTCATCGTGGGCGCTGGCATCTCCGGCGTGAGCGCGGCCTGGCACCTGCAGGACCGCTGCCCGACCAAGAGCTACGCCATCCTGGAGCGCCGCGACGATCTCGGCGGCACCTGGGACCTGTTCAAATATCCGGGCATCCGGTCCGACTCGGACATGTTCACGCTCGGGTTCCGCTTCAAGCCGTGGCGCTCGGCGAAGTCGATCGCCGAGGGCGCCGACATCAAGGCCTACATCAAGGAAGCCGCTGTCGAGAACGGCATCGATCGGCATATCCGCTACCGCCACCGCGTGGTGTCCGCCGACTGGTCCGATGCCGACAACCAGTGGACCCTGACCGTCGAGAGCGACGGTGCGCAGAGCGAGATCACCTGTTCCTTCTTGTTGGCCTGCACCGGTTACTACAACTACGACGAGGGATACTCGCCGACGTTCCCCGGCGCCGAGGACTTCGGGGGCACCATCGTGCATCCGCAGCATTGGCCGGAGGACCTCGACTACACGGGCAAGAAGATCGTCGTGATCGGGTCCGGCGCGACCGCGATCACCCTGATCCCGGCGCTGGTGAATTCCGGCTCCGGCTTTGTGACGATGCTGCAGCGCTCGCCGACCTACATCGGCTCGCTGCCCGGAGTCGACCCGTTCGCGGTGCGAGCCAACCGGCTGCTGCCGGAGCGCTTGGCGCACATCGCAAATCGCTGGAAAGCCATCATCTTCAGCACCTTCCAGTATCAGCTGGCCCGCAAACGCCCCGCCTATATGCGCAATCTGCTGATGACGATGGCGCAGCGACGTCTGCCGAAGGGCTACGACGTCGAGAAGCACTTCGGGCCGAGCTACAACGTGTGGGACCAGCGACTGTGCCTGGCACCCGACGGCGACTTCTTCAGGGTCATCCGGCACGGCAAGGCCGAGGTCGTCACCGACACCATTGAGCGATTCACCGAGAATGGAATCAAGCTCTCCTCGGGTGAGGAACTGCAAGCCGATATCATTGTCACCGCGACGGGTTTGAACATGCAGTTGCTCGGCGGCGTGCAGCCCACCCGCAACGGCGAGGCCTTCGATCTGACGTCGTTGATGACCTACAAGGGTCTGATGTTCTCCGGCGTCCCGAACTTCGCCATCACCTTCGGCTACACCAATGCGTCCTGGACGCTGAAGGCCGACCTGGTCTCCGAATTCGTATGTCGCTTGCTGAACTACATGGACGCCAACGGCTTCGACAGCGTCGAGCCGCAACATCCCGGCAAGGACGTGGACGAACTGCCGTTCATGGACTTCAGCCCCGGCTACCTGCTGCGGTCGGTGCACTTGCTGCCCAAGTCGGGATCGCGTGAGCCGTGGCGGCTCAAGCAGAACTATCTGTTCGACATGCGCACGATCCGCCGCGGCAAGGTCGCCGACGAGGGCCTGCGTTTCGCGAAAAAGCGCGCGCCGGTATCGGTTTAG
- the rraA gene encoding ribonuclease E activity regulator RraA — translation MKVSFEATADLVDRIGPDVRSCDLQFRQFGGRTEFAGPITTVRCFEDNALLKSVLSQPGTGRVLVIDGAGSLHTALLGDLIAELARSNGWAGLVINGAVRDAAALRGIDIGIKALGTNPRKSGKTGVGERDVEVSLGGVTFTPGEIAYSDDDGIVVVSS, via the coding sequence ATGAAGGTGTCGTTCGAGGCGACGGCCGATCTCGTCGACCGGATCGGGCCCGACGTACGCAGCTGCGATCTTCAGTTCCGCCAGTTCGGCGGTCGTACCGAATTCGCCGGACCGATCACCACCGTGCGCTGCTTTGAAGACAATGCGCTGCTGAAATCCGTGCTGTCACAACCGGGTACGGGCAGAGTGCTGGTGATCGACGGCGCAGGCTCGCTGCACACCGCGCTGCTCGGGGACCTGATCGCCGAGCTTGCCCGCTCCAACGGCTGGGCCGGGCTGGTGATCAACGGCGCGGTGCGCGACGCCGCCGCATTGCGCGGCATCGACATCGGCATCAAGGCGCTGGGCACCAATCCCCGCAAGAGCGGCAAAACCGGCGTCGGCGAGCGCGACGTCGAGGTCAGCCTCGGTGGTGTGACGTTCACGCCCGGCGAGATCGCCTACAGCGACGACGACGGCATCGTCGTCGTCAGCTCCTAA
- a CDS encoding Rv3852 family protein produces the protein MADPQDHPNSETNGAATPPEQTHPAKAAKKAVAKKAPAKKAPAKKAPAKISPPKPPGAQQDPQTGIEPNGEIAAAAKDAAAQAKSTVEAANNPVSRDIPQSTPGQSPLPLVVAGALSLLAILLIRQLRRR, from the coding sequence ATGGCAGACCCCCAGGATCACCCCAACAGCGAAACCAACGGCGCGGCGACGCCCCCGGAGCAGACGCACCCCGCCAAGGCCGCCAAAAAGGCAGTCGCAAAGAAGGCTCCCGCCAAGAAAGCACCGGCAAAAAAGGCGCCCGCCAAGATTTCCCCGCCCAAACCACCAGGGGCACAGCAGGATCCCCAGACCGGGATCGAGCCCAATGGCGAAATTGCTGCTGCTGCTAAAGATGCTGCAGCACAGGCGAAATCCACTGTGGAGGCCGCCAACAATCCCGTCTCCAGGGACATTCCGCAGTCGACGCCGGGCCAGTCGCCGTTGCCCCTGGTGGTTGCCGGAGCGCTGAGCCTGCTCGCAATCCTGCTGATCCGGCAGCTGCGGCGCCGCTGA
- a CDS encoding copper resistance CopC family protein, with protein MRRLVVVAWAGLLLAAMLSTATLTAPVASAHATRVSAEPADNAVLATGPDRVSATFNERLQTTFAAMTVVGPDGNVWSTGDTAVRGAVVGIALRPLGPIGTYTVNYRVTSADGHVVSGSWSFRLSVAGTGTPGPAAATGDPGHDIPVWPFVAVAVAIIGAGLLWTRRRRP; from the coding sequence ATGAGGCGGCTGGTCGTTGTCGCCTGGGCGGGCCTGCTGCTGGCCGCCATGCTGTCAACCGCGACACTGACGGCACCGGTCGCGTCGGCGCACGCCACGCGGGTGTCCGCCGAGCCCGCCGACAACGCGGTTCTCGCGACCGGTCCGGACCGGGTCAGCGCCACCTTCAACGAGCGACTGCAGACCACCTTCGCGGCCATGACGGTCGTCGGACCGGACGGCAACGTCTGGTCCACCGGTGACACCGCCGTGCGGGGCGCGGTCGTCGGCATCGCGCTGCGCCCGCTCGGCCCCATCGGGACCTACACGGTGAACTACCGGGTCACCTCTGCCGATGGCCATGTGGTGTCCGGGTCGTGGTCGTTTCGCCTGAGTGTGGCCGGTACCGGCACCCCAGGACCCGCGGCCGCCACCGGCGATCCCGGCCACGACATCCCGGTCTGGCCGTTCGTCGCGGTGGCTGTCGCGATCATCGGCGCGGGCCTGCTGTGGACACGGCGCCGCAGGCCCTGA
- a CDS encoding YcnI family protein translates to MPFRDRWISRALIVVSAAAMLYVGAASMTAPAWAHVHASADNAARGAMAIVTFQVPNESDKGAATTALTVTLPDVSSARTETMPGWTAKLDRDTASGVVHSVTWTAAPGGGIGVDQFALFRIAVQLPDTATVSFPATQTYADGTVVKWDQQPLADGGEPEHPVPMLTLGAGSATPHEHHHSGVSGDHGGAPTSGDNIARVLGGAALVVAALGIALVLVRRPRT, encoded by the coding sequence ATGCCATTCCGCGACAGGTGGATTTCCCGTGCCCTGATTGTCGTCTCGGCTGCCGCCATGCTCTACGTCGGCGCCGCGAGCATGACCGCACCGGCCTGGGCGCACGTCCATGCCAGCGCCGACAACGCGGCTCGCGGCGCCATGGCGATCGTGACCTTTCAGGTGCCCAACGAGTCCGACAAGGGCGCCGCCACCACGGCGCTGACCGTTACGCTGCCCGATGTCTCGTCCGCGCGCACCGAGACCATGCCCGGGTGGACGGCCAAGCTCGACCGTGACACGGCATCCGGCGTCGTCCATTCGGTGACCTGGACCGCGGCGCCCGGGGGCGGGATCGGAGTCGACCAGTTCGCGTTGTTCCGGATCGCGGTGCAGCTGCCCGACACCGCTACCGTCAGCTTCCCGGCCACCCAGACCTATGCGGACGGGACCGTCGTCAAATGGGATCAGCAGCCGCTGGCCGACGGCGGCGAGCCCGAGCATCCGGTGCCCATGCTGACGCTCGGCGCCGGGTCGGCCACTCCGCATGAGCACCACCATTCGGGCGTGTCCGGCGACCACGGCGGCGCACCGACCTCCGGGGACAACATTGCGCGGGTGTTGGGCGGAGCCGCCCTGGTCGTCGCCGCGCTCGGCATCGCCCTGGTGCTGGTTCGCCGCCCCAGGACATGA
- a CDS encoding DUF6474 family protein translates to MGLFRKRKTRATRRAEARAIKARAKLEAKLTAKNQRRRFKDDRRAADKALKAQLKSQRDSDRAALKVAETELKAAREGKVLSPTRIRRLLTVSRLLAPILTPVIYRAAMAARAMIDQRRADQLGIPLAQIGQFSGHGAQLSARIAGSEKSLRMVQDKKPKDAETKQFVAAISERLTDLSAAVTAAENMPAARRRAAHSAISSQLDGIEADLMARLGLT, encoded by the coding sequence ATGGGCCTGTTTCGCAAGCGAAAGACTCGCGCCACGCGTCGTGCCGAAGCTCGTGCGATCAAGGCCCGCGCCAAGCTGGAAGCCAAGCTCACCGCCAAGAACCAGCGGCGCCGGTTCAAGGACGATCGTCGGGCCGCCGACAAGGCCCTCAAGGCGCAGCTGAAATCGCAGCGGGACAGCGACCGCGCCGCGTTGAAGGTCGCCGAGACCGAACTCAAGGCGGCGCGAGAGGGCAAGGTGTTGTCGCCGACGCGGATCCGGCGGTTGCTGACGGTGTCGCGACTGCTGGCGCCGATCCTGACGCCGGTGATCTACCGGGCGGCGATGGCCGCCCGCGCGATGATCGACCAGCGTCGCGCGGATCAGCTCGGGATTCCGCTGGCGCAGATCGGCCAGTTCTCCGGGCACGGCGCCCAGCTATCGGCGCGGATCGCCGGCTCGGAAAAGTCCCTACGGATGGTGCAGGACAAAAAGCCCAAGGACGCCGAGACCAAGCAGTTCGTGGCCGCCATTTCCGAGCGCCTCACCGATTTGTCGGCGGCGGTCACCGCAGCGGAGAACATGCCGGCCGCGCGTCGGCGCGCCGCGCACTCGGCGATATCGTCGCAACTCGACGGCATCGAAGCAGATCTGATGGCTCGGCTCGGATTGACCTGA
- a CDS encoding transcriptional regulator has translation MSTTFSARLNRLFDTVYPPGRGPHTSAEVIAALKAEGITMSAPYLSQLRSGNRTNPSSATMAALANFFRIKSAYFTDDEYYEKLDRELVWMSTMRDDGVRRIALRAAGLSAQAQQDIVERVDELRRAEHLDA, from the coding sequence ATGAGCACGACGTTTTCCGCCCGCCTGAACCGCTTGTTCGACACGGTGTATCCACCCGGGCGCGGACCGCATACCTCTGCGGAGGTGATCGCGGCACTCAAGGCGGAAGGCATTACGATGTCGGCTCCCTACCTGTCGCAGCTACGCTCCGGCAATCGCACCAACCCGTCGTCGGCGACCATGGCCGCCCTGGCCAACTTCTTCCGCATCAAGTCGGCCTACTTCACTGACGACGAGTACTACGAAAAGCTCGACAGGGAGTTGGTCTGGATGTCCACCATGCGCGACGACGGTGTGCGCCGTATCGCGCTGCGCGCCGCCGGGTTATCCGCGCAGGCCCAGCAGGACATCGTCGAGCGCGTCGACGAACTACGTCGCGCCGAACATCTCGACGCCTAA
- a CDS encoding peptidase has protein sequence METGSGQPIGVAPFHARGALKGFVISGRWPDSTKEWAQLLMVAVRVASLPGLLSTTTVFGAREELPDEPEPDTVGLVLAEGTVFGESAIQPGYFADHQPPALLMLHPPSETTPSLPECTGAASGCVLLPGLPYLGLEHRAAWVEAEADGTITSMVSRVGVDPISHPDTAILAMLLAA, from the coding sequence ATGGAAACTGGGTCAGGCCAGCCGATAGGGGTTGCTCCCTTCCATGCTCGTGGTGCCCTCAAGGGGTTCGTGATCTCCGGCCGGTGGCCCGACTCGACCAAGGAGTGGGCGCAGCTACTGATGGTCGCCGTGCGAGTCGCGTCGTTGCCCGGATTACTTTCCACTACAACGGTTTTCGGCGCGCGTGAGGAACTGCCCGACGAGCCCGAACCGGACACCGTCGGCCTGGTGCTGGCCGAGGGCACGGTATTCGGTGAATCCGCAATCCAGCCAGGGTATTTCGCGGATCACCAACCTCCGGCGCTGCTTATGCTGCATCCCCCGTCGGAGACGACGCCGTCGTTGCCGGAGTGCACCGGCGCGGCGTCGGGATGTGTCCTGCTGCCGGGGTTGCCTTACCTGGGATTAGAGCACCGGGCGGCGTGGGTCGAGGCGGAAGCCGACGGCACCATCACGTCGATGGTGAGCCGTGTCGGCGTCGACCCGATCAGCCATCCGGACACCGCTATTCTGGCCATGTTGCTTGCGGCATAA
- a CDS encoding superoxide dismutase, with the protein MAEYTLPDLDWDYAALEPHISGQINEIHHSKHHATYVKGLNDAIAKLEDARANDDHAAIFLNEKNLAFHLGGHVNHSIWWKNLSPNGGDKPTGDLAAAIDDAFGSFDKFRAQFSAAANGLQGSGWAVLGYDTLGDRLLTFQLYDQQANVPLGIIPLLQVDMWEHAFYLQYKNVKADYVKAFWNVVNWADVQSRYAAATSKTQGLIFG; encoded by the coding sequence GTGGCTGAATACACCCTGCCCGACTTGGACTGGGACTACGCAGCGCTGGAACCACACATCTCAGGTCAGATCAACGAGATCCACCACAGCAAGCACCATGCCACTTACGTCAAGGGCTTGAACGACGCAATTGCCAAACTTGAAGACGCTCGCGCCAATGACGACCACGCCGCGATCTTCTTGAACGAGAAGAACCTGGCGTTCCACTTGGGCGGTCACGTCAACCACTCGATTTGGTGGAAGAACCTGTCGCCGAATGGCGGAGACAAGCCGACCGGCGACCTTGCCGCCGCGATCGACGACGCCTTCGGGTCGTTCGACAAATTCCGCGCTCAGTTCAGCGCGGCCGCCAACGGCCTGCAGGGCTCGGGCTGGGCGGTGCTCGGCTACGACACCCTCGGCGACCGGCTGCTGACCTTCCAGCTGTACGACCAGCAGGCCAACGTCCCGCTGGGCATCATCCCGCTGCTGCAGGTCGACATGTGGGAGCACGCCTTCTACCTGCAGTACAAGAACGTCAAAGCCGACTACGTCAAGGCGTTCTGGAACGTCGTCAATTGGGCAGACGTGCAATCGCGTTACGCGGCCGCAACTTCGAAGACCCAGGGCCTTATTTTCGGCTGA
- a CDS encoding DUF4328 domain-containing protein codes for MIQTCSQCGTRWNVRERRREWCPRCRGALLAPLADAPAGDPRWSTHGSGPAPARPVAPQRTPPRLPPGFRWIAVRPGAAPPARRGRRELGPTPRYAVIPRWGLTDRVEQVAAGAEGPVPLGPSAALVRLVLFISVLTLAGAALVYVARYALLVYNRKTLLNSLVATAADWLGDLASVVALVALIGSGVFLIRWLIARRAAAFSHYGLSDHRSVKALWAGCVVPLANLFWAPVYVIELAILEEHYNRARRPILEWWIVWIFSYALSSWAIITSFATDPQGIANNTVLMVFGYLFAAATLAAVARVFEGFERKPVARPAHRWVVVTPDLPDRRGESVAAPVEFKGEEPAA; via the coding sequence GTGATCCAGACGTGCTCCCAATGCGGCACTCGGTGGAACGTGCGCGAACGGCGGCGCGAGTGGTGCCCTCGCTGTCGTGGCGCGTTGCTCGCACCGCTGGCGGACGCGCCGGCCGGCGACCCCCGCTGGAGTACGCACGGTAGTGGGCCGGCGCCCGCACGGCCGGTCGCGCCGCAACGCACGCCGCCGCGCTTGCCGCCCGGCTTCCGGTGGATCGCGGTGCGTCCGGGAGCCGCACCCCCCGCGCGACGGGGCAGGCGGGAACTGGGCCCCACACCCCGCTACGCGGTGATCCCGCGGTGGGGCTTGACCGATCGCGTCGAGCAGGTCGCCGCCGGCGCCGAAGGACCGGTACCCCTCGGACCGTCGGCCGCTCTGGTGCGCCTCGTTCTTTTCATCAGCGTGCTCACCCTCGCCGGCGCGGCGCTGGTGTACGTCGCTCGGTATGCGCTGCTGGTCTACAACCGCAAGACCCTGCTGAACTCGCTGGTGGCGACCGCGGCGGACTGGTTGGGGGACTTGGCCAGTGTGGTAGCGCTGGTGGCGCTGATCGGCTCGGGCGTGTTTCTGATCCGCTGGCTGATCGCCCGGCGGGCCGCCGCGTTCTCGCATTACGGCCTGTCCGATCACCGCTCAGTCAAAGCGCTGTGGGCCGGGTGCGTGGTACCGCTGGCTAACCTGTTCTGGGCGCCGGTCTACGTCATCGAGCTGGCCATCCTCGAAGAGCACTACAACCGGGCGCGCCGACCCATCCTGGAGTGGTGGATCGTCTGGATCTTCAGCTACGCGCTGTCGAGCTGGGCCATCATCACCAGCTTCGCCACGGACCCCCAGGGCATCGCTAACAACACCGTCCTGATGGTGTTCGGGTACCTGTTCGCCGCGGCGACCCTGGCCGCCGTCGCCCGCGTATTCGAGGGATTCGAACGCAAACCCGTCGCGCGGCCCGCGCATCGCTGGGTCGTGGTGACTCCAGATCTCCCGGATCGCCGCGGCGAGTCCGTCGCCGCTCCGGTTGAGTTCAAGGGGGAGGAACCGGCAGCATAG
- a CDS encoding glycerophosphodiester phosphodiesterase — MTWADEVVAGHPFVVAHRGASAARPEHTLAAYDLALKEGADGVECDVRLTRDGHLVCVHDRRLDRTSTGAGLVSTMTLAQLRELEFGAWHDSWRPDGTHGDTSLLTLDALVSLVLDWNRPVKIFIETKHPVRYGSLVESKLLALLHRYGIASPASAARSRAVVMSFSAAAVWRIRRAAPLLPTVLLGRNARYLTSSAATAVGATAVGPSIIALKDYPQLVDRAAAQGRAVYCWTVDGYDDIDLCRDVGVAWIATNHPGRTKTWLENSRTLDGRG, encoded by the coding sequence ATGACGTGGGCCGACGAGGTGGTCGCCGGGCACCCGTTTGTCGTTGCCCACCGAGGCGCATCCGCAGCACGCCCCGAACACACGCTGGCCGCTTATGATCTCGCGCTCAAAGAGGGCGCCGACGGTGTCGAGTGCGATGTGCGGCTGACCCGCGACGGCCACTTGGTGTGTGTGCACGACCGCCGGCTGGACCGGACCTCGACCGGCGCCGGGCTGGTCAGCACGATGACACTGGCTCAGCTGCGCGAGCTCGAATTCGGCGCCTGGCACGACAGCTGGCGGCCCGACGGCACCCACGGTGATACCAGCCTGCTCACGCTGGATGCGCTGGTGTCGCTGGTGCTCGACTGGAACCGCCCGGTGAAGATCTTCATCGAGACCAAGCATCCGGTCCGGTACGGCTCGCTGGTCGAAAGCAAGCTGCTCGCGCTGCTGCACCGCTACGGCATCGCCTCGCCGGCGTCAGCCGCCCGGTCGCGCGCGGTGGTGATGTCCTTCTCGGCCGCGGCGGTCTGGCGAATCCGGCGAGCAGCACCGCTGCTGCCCACGGTGCTGCTCGGCCGGAATGCTCGCTACCTGACCAGCAGCGCGGCCACCGCCGTCGGGGCCACCGCCGTCGGGCCCTCGATCATCGCGCTGAAGGACTATCCACAGCTGGTGGATCGCGCCGCCGCGCAGGGCCGGGCCGTGTACTGCTGGACCGTCGACGGGTACGACGACATCGACTTGTGCCGGGATGTCGGGGTGGCCTGGATCGCTACCAACCACCCGGGCCGCACGAAAACCTGGCTAGAAAATTCGCGGACCCTCGACGGCCGGGGTTAG